Proteins encoded in a region of the Rutidosis leptorrhynchoides isolate AG116_Rl617_1_P2 chromosome 9, CSIRO_AGI_Rlap_v1, whole genome shotgun sequence genome:
- the LOC139868696 gene encoding uncharacterized protein: MSCISLNIRGLGQTSKISWLKSICNKESPVILGLQETKCGNSPDSLIEAFWYNPNLKFVHKDAIGASGGLLLIWDPSTFIFDLAIEGEFFIAIKGKWAGYASDMVIINVYGPHNHQKKLRFWSELSKLIDSIDVPHIIFGDFNEVRTKSERLNCIFKQTWTDNFNNFINNNNLIDLPLGGKKYTRICFNKLKFSKLDRFLISESILQLWPDVSSKTLDRDLSDHCPIILKNSFFDFGPKPTRVFNAWLKLENADEIIKNTWSLPVNGNHPDCILRNKLKNVKLELKKCSLQLNNLDTEIKSHINASNEWEKIAENRPLTDSERNTWVNDKI, translated from the coding sequence ATGAGTTGTATTTCACTTAATATTCGGGGTTTGGGTCAAACGAGTAAAATCAGTTGGCTCAAAAGTATTTGTAATAAAGAAAGTCCAGTAATTCTCGGATTACAAGAAACCAAATGTGGTAATTCACCTGACTCCTTAATTGAAGCTTTTTGGTACAATCCAAACCTTAAATTTGTCCACAAGGATGCAATCGGAGCCTCGGGAGGGTTACTTTTAATTTGGGATCCATCGACTTTTATTTTCGACCTTGCCATTGAGGGGGAATTCTTTATTGCCATTAAAGGCAAATGGGCGGGTTATGCTTCCGATATGGTTATCATTAACGTATATGGTCCACATAATCATCAGaaaaaacttagattttggtccgaACTTTCAAAACTTATCGACTCAATCGATGTCCCCCACATTATCTTTGGCGATTTCAATGAAGTAAGAACAAAATCCGAACGTCTTAATTGCATCTTTAAACAAACATGGacggataactttaataatttcatAAACAACAATAATCTCATCGACCTTCCACTAGGTGGAAAAAAGTACACAAGAATCTGCTTCAACAAACTTAAATTTAGCAAACTTGATCGCTTCCTCATTTCTGAGAGTATCCTCCAACTCTGGCCTGATGTCTCTTCCAAAACTCTCGACCGCGACCTATCCGATCACTGCCCTATTATCCTAAAAAACTCCTTCTTCGATTTTGGCCCTAAACCTACACGTGTTTTTAACGCTTGGCTAAAACTAGAAAATGCAGATGAAATCATAAAAAACACATGGTCCTTACCAGTTAATGGCAATCATCCTGACTGTATCCTTCGAAACAAACTAAAAAATGTCAAACTTGAACTTAAAAAATGTAGCCTTCAACTAAATAACCTTGACACTGAAATCAAATCACATATCAATGCTTCTAATGAATGGGAAAAAATCGCCGAAAACAGACCACTAACAGATTCTGAAAGAAATACTTGGGTAAACGATAAAATATAA